The following proteins are encoded in a genomic region of Paenibacillus sp. FSL H3-0469:
- a CDS encoding DUF2634 domain-containing protein — MIPAIGRSGPVTGALEGNVTAPGNAPSLTYRMDWERGRIGGRVDGLEAVKQAAIKVLQTNRYEHLIYSADYGTEWKLVLGQDRLLARPELRRLISDALLQDERIQALEDVEILFEGDTVSFSCTAVTVYGDLELRKEEMASV; from the coding sequence ATGATTCCGGCGATAGGCAGATCGGGTCCGGTGACGGGAGCGCTGGAAGGGAATGTGACCGCTCCTGGGAATGCTCCGAGCCTGACGTACCGGATGGACTGGGAGCGCGGTCGGATCGGCGGGCGGGTAGACGGGCTGGAAGCGGTGAAGCAGGCAGCGATCAAGGTGCTGCAGACCAACCGTTATGAGCACCTGATCTATAGCGCGGACTACGGAACGGAGTGGAAGCTGGTGCTGGGTCAGGACAGGCTGCTGGCCCGGCCGGAGCTGCGCCGCCTGATCAGCGATGCGCTGCTCCAGGATGAGCGGATTCAGGCGCTTGAGGATGTGGAGATTCTTTTTGAAGGAGATACGGTTAGCTTCAGCTGTACGGCTGTCACAGTATACGGTGATTTGGAGCTTAGAAAGGAGGAGATGGCCAGTGTATGA
- a CDS encoding DUF2577 domain-containing protein, whose amino-acid sequence MLDIIKQASLGAVSNTNPVAFSYGTVVLAQPLQIQVEQRLLLTGAALVVVESVMESKAVIEGREILLRRGLEAGDRVLLVRMQGGQSYIVLDRLVDL is encoded by the coding sequence ATGCTCGATATTATTAAACAGGCAAGCCTCGGGGCCGTATCCAATACGAATCCGGTGGCTTTTTCTTATGGAACGGTGGTTCTGGCACAGCCGCTGCAGATTCAGGTGGAGCAGCGGCTGCTGCTGACGGGAGCCGCACTGGTTGTGGTTGAATCCGTGATGGAGAGCAAGGCTGTGATCGAAGGCCGGGAGATCCTGCTCCGCCGTGGACTTGAAGCGGGAGACCGCGTGCTGCTCGTGCGGATGCAAGGCGGACAGAGCTATATTGTCCTCGATCGGCTGGTGGACCTATGA